CAAATATGCCTTATTGGTTGCTTGGTATGTTGAAAACAAGGGGagcaagaaaatcaaatatccCACAATAACTTCGCTACAAAACGatgcaaataacaaaaattcCACCATCTTAGCTATCACATTTCAAGGATGGTTGTAGTGGTCACTGCTCACACTCAGGAAGAAGTGAATGAGGAACTTTGTGAGACGGCGAGCAACTTTCTAGGTTAAAATGGTAGCACTGAAAACCTCGTACTTGTTCCTGCACATTCAAATCCAAACTATAAGTGCTTAACATGTGACAAATATGCCGTAGGTAGTGGTTGCTGGGTATGTTGGAAACAATGGGAGCAAGAAAATCTCTTGGcaaaatgcatatttttttttaatggagggaaAAACTTCAGCAAAATTCATCATACAATAGAAATTGATATAGAGAAATGTATGAGTATCTAAACACTTAAAtcttaagggaaaaaaagagaaaaaagacagATAGAGGTGTTGTATGTTTGGAAGCTTTGAAATGATTGGATCAACATTATAACAAAGCTCGCAAAGCTTAGAGTTCCACATCAAGAGCCAAAACAAATATTAAACAATTGAAGATCATATGCACTGATTGGTTAGACAATCCTGTTGTCAGAGTTTGGGGGAAAATTCTTCTCTTAACAAAGGAGATTCCTAGCAAAATTCATCTCACAAATTGAATTCATCCAACAAGTTGTGTATAATAGATctgataaatttataataaattcaaCTTACTCACTTAAGTAACTGCAGTtaatcaccatcatcatcatctgcaCAATACATCTTTGTCTACAATAAAGAAGATTTCAGTGAAATGCTCCCACAGAGATGCCAATTAGCTCCAGGGTGAAGGAAAGATTTCATATACCTAGCTGgggaatttttcttcaaatgcTTGGAATATGGTACTGGCTTGTCTTATGTGGTTAATCTGGAAGGAACACAATTCTCAAACGTTTGAAGATATTGAGAGACCTGTAGATATGTTGAAGCCTTTGCTAGCTGGGACTTGGTTTGATTAGCCTCATATTTGGGGTTTTACGCATTGTATTTCCATGTCTGATTTCCTTATTTCTATTAGCTCTTccttttgatttgattgtatCCATTTCAAGTGCAGTGGGTTTACTATCTTAAAACACATTTActtttcttatcaataaaacttttattacctatcaagaaaaaaaaaaaaaaatcccaggtATCATGGACAAGGATCTGAACATGATAAGCATCTGTAATTATTTGGAGGAGATACTAGAAATTCCTTTATAAGGAAACTTAACATCCAAAGCTGAAGAAATgcatcaaatttgagaaaataatcACACTATTTGTATCATGCATGTAGAGGCCATGAAATCTCACTAGGGATGCCTATGAGGGACAAATTGACCCCACACAAATACCTTTGCATCCCAGCTATTAATGCTTTGTATTAAACATGTATTTGTACCAAGGTTaagaatttttagtttttagtatcGTCATTGTTCAAATTGATCTATGTAAAACATAGGGTATCCCTACCTTGCTGCATTTTGATGCTTAGCTACTcttcaaacaacaaaaatagctAAATAATCCGTTAGATAAAATTCGACAGCATGactgataaaaaataaaatctattaaCATTACCTCCTTAGATTATCTCCAGCTACAACAGCATCTTTTGTATCATAAGTTCCAAACTTCTGTGAGAACacaaaaaagtagaaattttaGAAAGTTCTCTTTGgattaatatatttcattaatCAACACAAAAGACAGAAGATGCTGAAACCAAGCCACAGATATACAACTAAACAAGGATAAATAAAACTCAGATAAATGATGGATGATTTTATATAAATGAGACATCTGACTGAAACCTtatgtggattttatttttttaaaagaaaaaaatgtcatatatgGATATCATGTTAGATTATCTGATATGTCATATTACAGATACAAGAACAGCTTTGACATAGAACATCAAGttgtattaaatagaaactaattGAATGTATTGAATGCCAAAGCCAGTAGTTACAGTGCATATTTTAAACTTACCCGGTCACTCACTAGCCATAGGTCAGTCCACCTGTGTCAACCAAAATGGTTGTGAACTTGCACAGAATTGTCACAAAGGCCATGCAAGGTCACTCACTAGCCATGGATCAAGGTTACACAGGGCACATTGATTGCAAAGATAAACCCTAATACACACCAAATTTGGTACATCCACAATAAGAAGAGGAGGATATTTAAACCATATAAAGTTCACCTGCTTAGTCAGAAACTCGTGTAAGTTGAATGAAAACTTTGTTGAGGTCATGTTGATCTTCTTTAGCAACCGTTTCCCTTCTGACAATTGAGTTagattttcatttcaataatttctTCTAACTGGATATTTCATTTAGGCACTAACTCTTGAATTCGTTTCACTACTTCCATTTTTCAATCATCCACTTGATACCAAGTTCAAGACCTACCATGCATCTAAAACATAATTGTTCATGGATTGTACTGAACTACAACCAGGTTTGTTATCTATCCCCTTAACCTTCATCTCCTTTCTCACAATCTCCACTTCACCCCACCGGTCTGCTGTAGCATAAACATTTGACAAAGCTACAAAGTCTTCACTCCTAACAGTCAAATTTGCATCACTCTTCTCAGGCTGTAGCTGGAGGAGAAGCTTCCCCACCTTCTCACCCATTATGACATCCCCATGAACTTTACAAGAACTTAGCAAACTCCTCCATATTATGGCATCTGGTTCAATTTGCATCCCCATTATAAACTCATATGCTTCTTTCAAGTGCCCAGCACGACCAAGAAGATCAACCATGCAGCCATAATGTTGCATCACAGGAAAGACACCAAATTTATTCCTCATCTTATCAAACAAATGTAGACCTTCTTCAACAAGCCCTACATGGCAACAAGCTGATAACAAGCTTGTAAAAGTAACTACATTGGGTTTAATGCCAGAAGCCCCCATTGAATCCAAAAGTTCCAAAGCTTCCTTTGCTCTCCCATGGATAGCTAGTCCAGTTGACATTGCTGTCCAAGTCAACACATTTCTCTCATTCATTTGCCAAAAAACAGATAAAGCACTCTTAAGGCACCCACATTTTGCATACATATCAACTAAACCAGTACcaataaaaacatcattctcAGGTACACAAACTGTCTTCTCTATATAGCCATGAACACAAGCCCCAGATTCTAACACACCTAATTGAGAAGCCATAGAAAGAACACAAACCATTGTAGTATCGGTCGGTTTCACTCCACAAACACCAGTCAACACGTCTTGAAACAACACTAATGCATCACGGGCATATTCCTTAGTTCTTTCTCTTTGTGTACAATAACCAGTAAACATTGCATTCCATGTAACATTACTTCTCACAACCATTTCATCAAACACTCTTCGTGCTGAAAAAACATCCTTATTATTAGCATAAAAATGTATCATTGTGGTTTGCACCAAAATATTTGACATAACGCCATGTTTCAAAACTTGTCCATGTATTTCTCTCCCTTCCCACAATGTTGCTAATGATGAAGCCCTAGCACAAGctccaaaaatgaaaacataagTAAAATCATTGAAAATTAAGTCTCCCTTTGAAAACCAATGGGCAAAAACAAGAAGTGAGTTTTTAGGCTGAGTACAGCGTATCAAAGTGTTTAAGAGGAATAGGTTTGACTGGCCAAAGTGTTTGAATACTAAATGAGCATGAGAGGATAATGAAACGGCACAGTATTGGTCAATAAGTTTGGCAAAAAGAGGAGGTGACTTGAGGCTGTTGGTAATTAACTGGGCATGGATTTGGTTGAGGTGGTGtgtggttttgggtttgtttaggTTTAA
This genomic stretch from Quercus lobata isolate SW786 chromosome 3, ValleyOak3.0 Primary Assembly, whole genome shotgun sequence harbors:
- the LOC115980083 gene encoding pentatricopeptide repeat-containing protein At3g18970-like isoform X2; amino-acid sequence: MVVRSNVTWNAMFTGYCTQRERTKEYARDALVLFQDVLTGVCGVKPTDTTMVCVLSMASQLGVLESGACVHGYIEKTVCVPENDVFIGTGLVDMYAKCGCLKSALSVFWQMNERNVLTWTAMSTGLAIHGRAKEALELLDSMGASGIKPNVVTFTSLLSACCHVGLVEEGLHLFDKMRNKFGVFPVMQHYGCMVDLLGRAGHLKEAYEFIMGMQIEPDAIIWRSLLSSCKVHGDVIMGEKVGKLLLQLQPEKSDANLTVRSEDFVALSNVYATADRWGEVEIVRKEMKVKGIDNKPGCSSVQSMNNYVLDAW
- the LOC115980083 gene encoding pentatricopeptide repeat-containing protein At3g18970-like isoform X1, with the protein product MSFLPRLICLSLLNLNKPKTTHHLNQIHAQLITNSLKSPPLFAKLIDQYCAVSLSSHAHLVFKHFGQSNLFLLNTLIRCTQPKNSLLVFAHWFSKGDLIFNDFTYVFIFGACARASSLATLWEGREIHGQVLKHGVMSNILVQTTMIHFYANNKDVFSARRVFDEMVVRSNVTWNAMFTGYCTQRERTKEYARDALVLFQDVLTGVCGVKPTDTTMVCVLSMASQLGVLESGACVHGYIEKTVCVPENDVFIGTGLVDMYAKCGCLKSALSVFWQMNERNVLTWTAMSTGLAIHGRAKEALELLDSMGASGIKPNVVTFTSLLSACCHVGLVEEGLHLFDKMRNKFGVFPVMQHYGCMVDLLGRAGHLKEAYEFIMGMQIEPDAIIWRSLLSSCKVHGDVIMGEKVGKLLLQLQPEKSDANLTVRSEDFVALSNVYATADRWGEVEIVRKEMKVKGIDNKPGCSSVQSMNNYVLDAW